One window of the Halobacillus litoralis genome contains the following:
- a CDS encoding DUF6366 family protein, translated as MGNETPGERRERLRQKELSNPSSSGHGSNLADLVGGLGWKGTGIFIFQIVAGFIIYSLFFR; from the coding sequence ATGGGAAATGAAACACCTGGAGAAAGAAGAGAAAGACTAAGACAAAAAGAGTTAAGCAATCCTTCAAGTAGTGGTCACGGAAGTAACCTTGCAGATTTAGTTGGTGGCTTAGGCTGGAAGGGAACTGGTATATTTATTTTCCAAATAGTAGCTGGGTTTATAATTTATTCCTTATTTTTTCGATAA
- a CDS encoding DUF3231 family protein produces the protein MEFIQQNVKLTSAEISNLWATYMNDSGSICHLKYYLNTVEDTEIKSVIQYALDISQLHVNTITEIFTREGYPVPHGFKLNEDVDVNAPRLFSDTYYLNNVNQLGKIGLNAYSTALPVAVREDVYSFFSQCISESDNLIKQTNDILLAKGLYIRSPYLPKPESYDFVKQKSFLAGFFEEKRSLIGAEITNLYTNFQRNALGAATLIGYSQVAQDEEVTQFLLRGKQMANKHCEIFGSFLKESDLPCPMTWDTEVTDSITYTFSDRKMMFYTTSLIALSVGYYGGSMSMSPRRDIGVMYSRLVAEILKYADDGAKIMIKNGWMEEPPRALDRDELSKK, from the coding sequence ATGGAGTTCATTCAACAAAACGTCAAATTAACATCGGCCGAGATATCAAATTTATGGGCTACATACATGAATGACAGTGGTTCCATTTGCCATTTAAAATATTATCTCAATACAGTAGAAGATACTGAAATTAAATCTGTTATTCAATATGCATTAGACATTTCACAATTGCACGTTAACACAATAACAGAGATATTTACTCGGGAAGGTTACCCTGTTCCTCATGGTTTTAAATTAAATGAAGACGTTGATGTGAATGCACCACGGTTGTTTTCTGATACTTATTATTTAAATAATGTTAATCAATTGGGTAAGATTGGTTTAAATGCATATAGCACGGCTTTACCTGTTGCGGTAAGAGAAGATGTTTATAGCTTTTTTAGTCAATGTATAAGTGAATCAGATAACCTTATCAAACAAACGAATGATATATTATTGGCGAAAGGACTGTATATCAGGTCACCATACCTCCCGAAACCTGAATCATATGATTTTGTAAAACAGAAAAGTTTTTTGGCAGGCTTTTTTGAAGAAAAAAGATCCCTTATAGGTGCCGAAATCACAAACCTATATACCAACTTTCAAAGGAACGCATTAGGGGCAGCCACCCTAATTGGTTATAGTCAAGTTGCCCAAGATGAAGAAGTAACACAATTCCTATTAAGAGGAAAGCAAATGGCAAATAAGCATTGTGAAATATTTGGTTCATTTCTAAAAGAAAGTGATTTACCTTGTCCTATGACATGGGATACAGAGGTTACTGATTCTATTACGTACACTTTTTCTGACAGGAAAATGATGTTTTATACAACAAGTTTAATTGCACTTAGTGTAGGATATTACGGAGGAAGCATGTCCATGAGTCCAAGAAGGGATATTGGCGTTATGTATAGCAGATTAGTTGCGGAAATATTAAAATATGCTGATGACGGGGCTAAAATCATGATTAAAAACGGGTGGATGGAAGAACCACCACGGGCATTAGACCGTGATGAACTATCCAAAAAATGA
- a CDS encoding DUF3953 domain-containing protein, translated as MKVIRVVSAIIAFSIMIYSIRTDNYQILYFTQLFIGTILLIYSISEFQHKRKARAVLLLFLAGLTLLMGTLSLSS; from the coding sequence ATGAAAGTAATTAGAGTTGTTTCAGCCATTATTGCATTTTCTATAATGATTTATAGTATTAGAACCGATAACTATCAAATCCTTTATTTTACGCAGTTGTTTATAGGGACAATACTTTTAATTTACAGCATTTCAGAGTTTCAACATAAACGCAAAGCTCGTGCAGTTTTGTTATTATTTCTAGCTGGGTTGACTTTATTGATGGGGACCCTATCTCTTTCAAGTTGA
- a CDS encoding n-acetylglutamate synthase, protein MIDYNNRHFVSIENTESGEVSSKTYFDYYQNGNILYADYSGGEIVKGKLVGIVHNDDTLEFRYNHVNTSNEIRGGKCKSIPHINSQGKIELHEEWQWLVKDQTEGKSIVKEV, encoded by the coding sequence ATGATAGATTATAATAACCGCCATTTTGTTTCCATAGAGAATACAGAAAGTGGTGAAGTTTCTTCCAAAACATATTTTGATTATTATCAAAATGGGAACATTCTTTATGCTGATTATTCTGGTGGTGAGATAGTCAAAGGGAAATTAGTAGGTATTGTACATAATGATGACACTTTAGAATTTCGATATAATCATGTGAACACTTCAAATGAAATCAGAGGAGGGAAGTGCAAATCCATACCTCACATAAACTCTCAAGGGAAAATCGAACTACATGAAGAGTGGCAATGGCTTGTTAAGGATCAAACTGAAGGAAAATCCATCGTTAAGGAAGTATAA
- a CDS encoding pyridoxamine 5'-phosphate oxidase family protein: protein MADQTNEKTIKNIKELIKDEKVAMLTTVSTEGKLMSRPMHTQEVEMDKEEIWFITEKDTEKYKDIMHNPAVNLAYAGGSYVSISGTAEFVQDEKKKKEYMNKIVEKVLNTSADDPNVVLVKVKPEIAEYWESGLSVNTVKEFAKKVTSSNSIEEGNDLKDTVRFEEDKR from the coding sequence ATGGCAGACCAAACAAACGAGAAAACCATTAAGAATATTAAAGAATTGATTAAGGATGAGAAGGTAGCCATGCTGACCACGGTATCCACGGAGGGTAAGCTGATGTCTCGCCCGATGCACACGCAGGAAGTGGAAATGGATAAGGAGGAAATCTGGTTCATTACAGAAAAAGATACAGAAAAATATAAGGATATCATGCATAATCCTGCCGTTAACCTGGCTTACGCAGGCGGATCCTATGTATCGATCAGTGGTACTGCTGAGTTTGTACAAGATGAGAAGAAGAAGAAAGAGTACATGAATAAGATAGTGGAAAAAGTTCTGAACACTTCTGCCGATGATCCGAATGTTGTACTGGTCAAAGTGAAACCCGAAATCGCTGAATATTGGGAATCTGGCTTGAGCGTCAATACCGTTAAGGAATTTGCGAAGAAAGTGACGAGCAGTAATTCAATTGAAGAAGGCAATGATTTAAAAGATACGGTCCGTTTTGAGGAAGACAAAAGATAA
- a CDS encoding GNAT family N-acetyltransferase, whose product MIIRKPNDNELEKVISLSPKAILDGTLGVVKPTREKVTQLVESLLDRGSYYLIATDGHELMGWVLLGSSKDQFTNETIGFIYELFVLEVFRGKGISEKLMRSGVDHLKNEGYSEVRLSVFSGNKAIELYEKMGFKKRTLTMSLEI is encoded by the coding sequence ATGATAATAAGAAAACCTAATGATAATGAACTCGAAAAAGTAATATCTTTATCTCCCAAAGCAATTTTGGATGGGACATTAGGTGTAGTAAAACCAACCAGAGAAAAAGTCACTCAACTTGTGGAGTCCCTTTTAGATAGAGGAAGTTATTACTTAATTGCGACAGATGGCCATGAATTGATGGGCTGGGTACTATTAGGGAGCAGTAAAGATCAATTCACAAATGAAACAATCGGATTTATTTATGAGTTGTTTGTTTTAGAAGTATTCAGAGGTAAGGGTATTTCCGAAAAGTTAATGAGATCTGGCGTGGATCATCTTAAAAATGAAGGGTATTCTGAAGTCCGACTAAGCGTATTTTCCGGTAATAAAGCTATTGAATTATATGAAAAGATGGGCTTTAAAAAAAGGACTTTAACCATGAGTTTAGAAATTTAA
- a CDS encoding inner-membrane translocator — MQDLDGALDILLFILLILANFYAIKLYRNGRLHLWGSGLLLTIAGVILGFFTGATLVPSSGGYGAMYGVFVGLVIVGNGLLLFLAGIAVTIGKRWTKKNTQA, encoded by the coding sequence ATGCAGGATCTCGATGGCGCGCTTGATATACTTCTTTTTATTTTATTAATTCTGGCAAACTTTTACGCTATTAAGTTGTATAGGAATGGACGGTTACATTTATGGGGTTCCGGTCTTCTACTGACAATTGCGGGTGTTATACTTGGCTTTTTCACGGGTGCTACTCTGGTACCATCGAGTGGTGGATATGGAGCAATGTATGGAGTATTCGTCGGTCTTGTTATAGTAGGCAATGGATTACTTCTTTTCCTCGCAGGGATTGCCGTAACTATCGGAAAACGATGGACTAAAAAGAATACTCAAGCATAA
- a CDS encoding PadR family transcriptional regulator, which produces MTETAFYILLALTEPRQGYGIIKHVDNLTKGRVSLGSGTVYGTLTKMQRDGLIVKYADGERKKVYEVTEDGKRIMRMEIERLNELYKNAIQYREEFS; this is translated from the coding sequence ATGACTGAAACTGCTTTTTACATCTTACTTGCATTAACTGAACCCCGCCAAGGTTATGGCATTATCAAACACGTCGATAACTTGACAAAAGGGAGAGTAAGTTTAGGCTCGGGGACCGTTTATGGCACATTGACGAAGATGCAGCGCGATGGTTTGATCGTCAAGTACGCCGATGGTGAGCGGAAAAAAGTATATGAAGTGACAGAAGACGGTAAAAGAATCATGCGGATGGAGATTGAAAGACTGAATGAACTTTATAAGAATGCGATTCAATATCGGGAGGAGTTTTCATGA
- the ppsA gene encoding phosphoenolpyruvate synthase gives MKQYVLEFQEVDKTKQMVVGGKGVNLGELLKTQGIQVPEGFCVTTEAYQKAVEQNDTFQALLDQLRMLKVDDRNQIGEISSNIRQIIMEVAVPSDVAFEIARYLSQFGEEHAYAVRSSATAEDLPNASFAGQHETYLNIMGVDAILQHISKCWASLFTDRAVIYRMQNGFDHSQVNLSVIVQRMVFPKASGILFTADPITSNRNLLSIDASFGLGEALVSGLVSADCYKVMEEEIVDRRIAHKKLAIYGRKDGGTETQQIDLAQQKTQTLTDHQILELALIGRQIEAYFGCPQDIEWCLVDETIFIVQSRPITTLFPIPEANDQENHVYLSVGHQQMMTDPMKPLGMSFFLLITPAPMRKAGGRLFVDVAPRLATAVGRETLLNTVGSDPLIKGALMSIIERDFIKLLPNDQTAPTPNRSDSDLLAQIENNPNIVSDLIKSNEASVEELKQNIQMKSGEDLLDFILEDIEQLKKFLFDPISTGVFMTAINASLWINEKMNEWLGEKNAADSLSKSVPNNITSEMGLALMRVADEIRPYPEVIDYLQHVKDENFLEEMVKLEGGQEAYDAIYAYLNKYGMRCAGEIDISKTRWSEKPITLVPMILGNINAFEPNAGNRKFEQGRLEAMEKEQELLARLIQLPDGEQKAKETKRMIRRIRNFIGYREYPKYGWINRYFVYKQALMKEAEQLVQAGVIHDKEDIFYLTFDELHEVVRTNKLDYQTISKRKDDYKLYEKLTPPRVITSEGEIIPGEYKRENVPANAIVGQPVSSGVIEGRARVFLHMDDAVLVDGDILVTPFTDPGWTPLFVSIKGLVTEVGGLMTHGSVIAREYGLPAVVGVENATKLIRDGQRIRVHGTEGYIEIL, from the coding sequence ATGAAACAATATGTACTGGAGTTTCAAGAGGTTGATAAAACGAAACAAATGGTGGTCGGAGGCAAAGGGGTTAATTTAGGGGAACTATTGAAGACTCAAGGAATACAAGTACCAGAAGGTTTTTGTGTTACAACAGAAGCTTATCAAAAAGCCGTCGAACAAAACGATACGTTTCAAGCATTGTTGGATCAACTGAGAATGCTGAAAGTAGACGATCGAAATCAAATTGGTGAAATCAGCAGCAATATTCGACAAATCATTATGGAAGTAGCAGTTCCTTCCGATGTTGCGTTTGAAATTGCTCGCTATCTCTCCCAGTTTGGCGAAGAACATGCTTATGCAGTGCGTTCTAGTGCAACTGCTGAAGATTTACCAAATGCCTCTTTTGCTGGTCAACACGAAACCTATTTAAATATCATGGGCGTTGATGCCATCTTGCAGCATATCAGCAAATGTTGGGCTTCCCTATTTACGGATCGTGCGGTTATCTACCGAATGCAAAACGGATTTGACCATAGCCAAGTTAATCTATCCGTAATCGTTCAAAGGATGGTTTTTCCAAAAGCTTCTGGGATTTTATTTACAGCTGATCCGATTACTTCTAACCGAAACCTGCTATCCATCGATGCCAGTTTTGGACTTGGAGAAGCACTAGTCTCTGGCTTGGTATCTGCCGATTGTTATAAAGTAATGGAAGAGGAAATTGTCGATAGGAGGATAGCACACAAAAAATTGGCTATCTATGGACGAAAAGATGGCGGAACAGAGACACAGCAGATCGACCTCGCTCAGCAAAAGACTCAAACACTTACTGACCACCAAATTTTAGAATTAGCACTTATCGGTAGACAGATTGAAGCTTATTTTGGCTGCCCGCAAGATATCGAATGGTGTTTAGTTGATGAAACAATTTTTATTGTCCAGAGCCGTCCAATCACTACGCTTTTCCCGATCCCTGAAGCAAATGATCAAGAAAATCACGTTTATTTATCTGTTGGTCATCAACAAATGATGACAGACCCCATGAAACCATTGGGAATGTCTTTCTTCCTGTTAATTACCCCTGCACCAATGCGTAAAGCTGGTGGGAGGTTGTTTGTTGATGTTGCACCTAGACTGGCTACAGCTGTCGGTCGGGAAACTTTATTAAATACCGTGGGATCGGATCCGCTCATAAAAGGCGCCCTCATGAGCATAATAGAGCGAGATTTCATAAAATTGTTACCAAATGATCAAACAGCACCGACTCCCAACAGAAGTGATTCAGATTTGCTGGCACAAATTGAAAACAATCCGAACATTGTTTCTGATTTGATTAAGAGTAACGAAGCATCGGTAGAAGAGTTAAAACAAAACATCCAGATGAAATCAGGAGAGGATTTATTAGATTTTATTCTCGAAGATATCGAGCAATTAAAAAAGTTCTTATTTGACCCAATAAGTACGGGTGTGTTTATGACTGCTATAAATGCTTCATTATGGATTAATGAAAAAATGAACGAGTGGTTAGGCGAAAAAAACGCAGCAGATTCGCTTTCTAAATCGGTACCCAACAATATTACTTCAGAAATGGGTCTGGCATTAATGCGTGTGGCTGATGAGATTCGTCCTTATCCGGAAGTGATTGATTATTTACAGCATGTAAAAGATGAGAACTTTTTGGAGGAAATGGTTAAGCTCGAGGGTGGACAGGAAGCTTATGACGCAATCTATGCTTATCTCAATAAATATGGAATGCGATGCGCGGGAGAAATCGATATTTCTAAAACGCGTTGGAGTGAAAAACCAATTACACTGGTCCCCATGATTCTGGGTAACATCAATGCCTTTGAACCTAATGCCGGCAATCGAAAATTTGAGCAAGGTCGCCTAGAGGCTATGGAAAAAGAACAAGAGTTATTAGCTCGATTAATCCAATTGCCGGATGGTGAACAGAAAGCTAAAGAGACAAAGCGAATGATCCGCCGAATACGAAATTTCATCGGTTATCGTGAATATCCAAAATACGGTTGGATTAACCGCTATTTCGTTTATAAGCAGGCTTTAATGAAAGAAGCTGAACAGCTCGTGCAAGCTGGTGTTATTCATGACAAAGAAGATATATTTTATCTCACTTTTGATGAACTTCACGAAGTAGTACGTACAAACAAATTGGATTATCAGACCATAAGTAAACGAAAAGACGACTACAAATTATATGAAAAACTAACTCCCCCACGTGTTATCACTTCTGAAGGTGAAATCATTCCTGGTGAGTACAAACGAGAAAATGTTCCAGCCAATGCGATTGTAGGTCAACCTGTTTCTTCTGGAGTTATTGAAGGGAGAGCGCGTGTGTTCTTACACATGGACGATGCCGTTCTTGTAGATGGAGATATATTAGTAACTCCCTTTACAGACCCTGGTTGGACCCCATTGTTTGTATCCATTAAAGGTCTCGTCACCGAAGTTGGTGGACTGATGACCCATGGATCAGTTATCGCACGTGAATATGGCTTACCAGCAGTTGTCGGTGTAGAAAATGCTACTAAACTAATAAGAGACGGGCAACGAATTCGCGTACATGGAACAGAAGGGTATATCGAAATATTGTAA
- a CDS encoding SRPBCC domain-containing protein: MGINELKSRVENDQVLVLERNFDAPRDLVFKMFKEPEHLKHWWGPNGWELPVCHVDFRPGGTWHFCMKCMDQGQGEYYGMESWGKVVYKNIIEPEMITYTDYFSDADGNIDEAMPSSEITLEFIDMDGKTKLINRTEYESAVALNKVMDMGMLQGITETWNRLEEYLKVVK, encoded by the coding sequence ATGGGAATCAATGAATTAAAATCTAGAGTAGAAAACGATCAGGTGCTAGTACTGGAGCGCAACTTCGATGCACCACGCGATCTCGTTTTTAAAATGTTTAAAGAACCTGAGCATCTCAAGCATTGGTGGGGACCAAATGGCTGGGAACTTCCAGTTTGCCACGTTGATTTCCGACCGGGCGGCACTTGGCATTTCTGTATGAAGTGTATGGATCAGGGTCAAGGAGAATATTATGGGATGGAGTCTTGGGGAAAAGTCGTTTACAAGAATATTATTGAACCAGAGATGATTACTTATACCGATTATTTCTCGGATGCTGATGGTAATATTGACGAAGCGATGCCTTCATCCGAGATCACTTTGGAATTCATCGATATGGATGGAAAGACGAAGCTTATTAACCGTACAGAGTATGAGTCTGCGGTAGCTCTCAATAAAGTCATGGATATGGGCATGCTGCAGGGCATCACAGAAACTTGGAACCGCCTGGAAGAGTATCTTAAAGTAGTTAAATAA
- a CDS encoding VOC family protein — protein sequence MWFNQEAKEAAQFYTSIFPDSKVTNITTIRNTPSGDSDVVSFRIAEYSFMAINGGPHFQFNPSISFFINFDPSKDESAREDLDQVWEKLSQGGTPLMPLQEYPFSKHYGWIKDKYGLTWQLMLTNPDGEERPFIVPSLMYVQDVVGKAEEASDFYLSVFSESRRGDIARYPAGMKPDEEGTVMFTDFMLEKQWFAAMDSAQSHNFKFNEAISLLVRCKNQEEIDYYWEKLSSDPKAEQCGWIKDRYGVSWQIWPEVMGEMMANRTTEQLNRLTNAFLQMKKINIERLIETYQSK from the coding sequence CTGTGGTTTAATCAGGAAGCCAAAGAAGCAGCACAATTTTATACATCTATTTTCCCCGATTCAAAAGTCACCAATATCACAACAATTCGTAACACGCCATCTGGAGATAGTGACGTCGTATCTTTTCGTATTGCAGAATATTCATTCATGGCCATAAATGGAGGTCCACATTTCCAGTTTAATCCTTCTATATCTTTTTTTATCAATTTTGACCCTTCTAAAGATGAGAGCGCAAGGGAAGATTTAGATCAGGTCTGGGAAAAGCTGTCCCAAGGCGGTACACCACTTATGCCACTTCAAGAGTATCCGTTCAGTAAACACTACGGATGGATCAAGGATAAGTATGGCCTGACATGGCAGCTGATGCTCACGAACCCGGATGGTGAAGAACGACCATTTATCGTACCTTCATTGATGTATGTTCAAGATGTGGTAGGGAAGGCAGAAGAAGCCAGTGACTTTTATCTTTCTGTATTCAGTGAGTCAAGACGAGGGGATATCGCTCGTTATCCAGCAGGCATGAAACCAGATGAAGAAGGGACTGTGATGTTTACAGATTTTATGCTTGAAAAGCAATGGTTTGCTGCTATGGATAGTGCTCAGTCACATAATTTCAAATTTAATGAAGCTATTTCACTATTAGTTCGATGCAAAAATCAAGAAGAGATTGATTACTACTGGGAAAAGCTATCCTCAGATCCAAAAGCAGAACAATGTGGCTGGATAAAAGATAGGTATGGTGTCTCCTGGCAAATCTGGCCGGAGGTTATGGGAGAAATGATGGCAAATAGGACAACAGAACAATTGAACCGATTAACAAACGCATTTCTCCAAATGAAAAAAATTAACATAGAAAGATTAATAGAAACATATCAAAGTAAGTAA
- a CDS encoding DUF2812 domain-containing protein, with protein MNTSIFRPFWSYDPIKTEEWLEKKASEGLFLTGFNRWSRKFHFEKDDSETCTYRLQYEKSNHFPQSLVESGWESITKEGRWRIIRHEGAANKEPLRDSMASRNKVHYYIFMAIFIYMLISAGMVGLLTLTVFLGGGSATFVPSPYWAITITAGLTLWTLVPYSTLTLRKGLKKLKLDPAPSTERNTSPITFTKWRLAWQFAPDRLEEWLETMEQKGYRLEKVSKRGVRFFFSEGEPKTVSYAADFQKSIESDYFYLHSDRGWRQLFHSSSFMSWTLWAKTYTSEEDKPQLYSDPHHKLKHAKRVTLWQGGIFLPLTILYIWIISLNIDDILRGEIDDATFWMVAVQTIVVIEFGYFSVRSILYYWRVRKTIQ; from the coding sequence ATGAACACATCGATTTTTCGACCATTTTGGAGTTACGACCCGATTAAAACGGAAGAATGGCTGGAAAAGAAAGCGAGCGAAGGACTTTTTCTGACTGGATTCAATCGGTGGTCAAGGAAATTCCATTTTGAAAAAGACGATTCCGAAACCTGTACATATAGACTTCAATATGAGAAGTCTAATCACTTTCCCCAGTCTTTAGTAGAGTCAGGCTGGGAATCAATCACGAAAGAAGGACGTTGGAGAATAATTCGTCATGAAGGCGCTGCGAACAAGGAGCCACTAAGGGATAGCATGGCGTCAAGGAACAAAGTTCATTACTATATTTTCATGGCGATTTTCATTTATATGCTCATTTCTGCTGGCATGGTAGGATTGCTGACTCTCACTGTATTTTTAGGCGGTGGATCGGCGACATTTGTTCCCAGTCCTTATTGGGCAATTACCATTACTGCAGGATTGACGCTTTGGACTCTTGTACCTTATTCGACACTCACGTTACGCAAAGGGTTGAAAAAACTGAAGTTAGACCCTGCACCTTCCACTGAACGGAACACAAGCCCCATTACATTCACGAAGTGGAGGCTAGCCTGGCAGTTCGCCCCTGACCGTTTAGAAGAATGGCTGGAGACTATGGAACAAAAAGGATATCGCTTAGAAAAAGTCAGTAAAAGGGGGGTTCGGTTTTTCTTCAGTGAAGGAGAGCCGAAAACGGTAAGCTATGCGGCTGATTTTCAAAAATCGATCGAATCGGATTATTTTTATTTGCATAGCGACCGAGGTTGGCGTCAATTGTTCCATTCTTCTTCGTTCATGTCCTGGACGTTGTGGGCGAAAACGTACACTAGTGAAGAGGATAAACCTCAGTTGTACAGTGACCCCCATCACAAGTTGAAGCATGCCAAACGAGTTACACTTTGGCAGGGGGGCATATTCTTGCCATTGACGATTCTATATATATGGATCATCTCACTGAATATAGATGATATTCTTCGGGGAGAAATTGATGATGCTACCTTTTGGATGGTAGCCGTGCAAACCATCGTCGTCATCGAATTCGGTTATTTTTCTGTTCGTTCAATATTGTATTATTGGCGAGTAAGGAAGACGATACAGTGA
- a CDS encoding ArsR/SmtB family transcription factor: protein MNVQTFSALAEPNRLAIVDLLLDEPLPVGEIAGKLNLNQPQTSKHLRVLSEAGLVEVEPLANRRIYKLRPEPLQEMDKWLDSYRRMWESRMDRLEDYLNGLKEKKH from the coding sequence ATGAACGTACAAACATTTAGTGCACTGGCAGAACCCAACCGTCTTGCTATAGTCGACCTTCTACTTGACGAACCTCTTCCAGTAGGGGAGATTGCAGGGAAGTTAAACCTAAACCAGCCCCAAACTTCAAAACACCTTCGCGTTTTGAGCGAAGCTGGTCTTGTTGAGGTTGAGCCGCTAGCTAATCGTCGGATTTATAAGCTAAGACCAGAACCACTTCAAGAGATGGATAAGTGGCTTGACTCCTACCGTCGAATGTGGGAATCGCGGATGGATCGGTTGGAAGATTATCTCAATGGTTTAAAGGAAAAAAAACACTGA
- a CDS encoding histidine phosphatase family protein: MELIFIRHGQGEHTTHLPQSLHTSDPDLTEEGIQQASMLRKKFPLSEQDLIVISPLRRTLQTATIWTQGVNCHKVVSPFVSPRMFPQNPEWQTLPCDQLLEMNQIKTDFPDFHIDNPLPYVWRQGINTLPEEEFASLAERFLEWCEEQQKERIYIVTHDGTMTSYRQFISGAKLSRDDFPGETGWIKVQF; encoded by the coding sequence GTGGAATTAATATTTATCAGGCATGGTCAAGGTGAGCACACAACACATCTACCTCAAAGCTTACATACTTCAGATCCTGACTTGACAGAGGAAGGAATCCAACAAGCAAGTATGCTCAGAAAAAAATTTCCTTTATCAGAACAAGATCTCATAGTGATCAGCCCACTACGTAGAACGTTGCAAACCGCCACGATATGGACGCAAGGGGTAAACTGCCATAAAGTTGTAAGTCCATTCGTATCTCCAAGAATGTTTCCGCAAAATCCGGAATGGCAGACACTTCCTTGTGATCAACTGCTGGAAATGAATCAAATCAAAACTGACTTTCCCGACTTTCACATTGATAATCCCTTGCCATATGTATGGCGGCAAGGGATTAATACTTTACCCGAAGAGGAATTTGCATCTTTGGCAGAAAGGTTTCTTGAATGGTGTGAAGAACAGCAGAAGGAGAGGATATATATCGTTACACATGACGGAACGATGACCTCTTATAGGCAATTCATAAGTGGTGCGAAACTTTCCAGAGATGACTTTCCAGGAGAAACGGGATGGATAAAAGTCCAGTTTTAA